From Drosophila nasuta strain 15112-1781.00 chromosome X, ASM2355853v1, whole genome shotgun sequence, one genomic window encodes:
- the LOC132795980 gene encoding transcription factor grauzone-like produces the protein MICRLCLCDLENSVSISIYSDAEHGLPKLIAKYLQLELSVNDNISNRLCTPCWRYLTEFEQFCIMVAEQQQMLLLKTEPEPPPEPAVVVWNTEATPGVGDSKLSLSFDNDVKDHILCEPEIDVNDQVAKQLNSDDDDDDDEDEDAGYADYAMEGDAFADEEEFEPVAPSTATPKQRKGKTRQTAAAKEVRSTVVTSLRESRARSRELRRNAAASVTQTEPDPVPVPAPAPKAASVTASPVATKRGRPKGAVKGASPKVKRPKMDGEKLIAKRSSIKEMDDYIAANVKLDCCLCAAPLQNFIELKRHFRAAHKCTGYMECCNNRYKKRTLYVDHLHYHKDPQYFSCKPCRKSFLNRNSQDMHMLRFHSDQQQLVHQCGICEARFAKKFLLTMHIKGHKGTERTEACDTCSKTFRTKLELTAHVKRMHTSDFTLIICDICGVNFRSKANFLIHKKALHPDGPVAEVQCNLCSRWLRDERSLRKHLARHDDREGNNKYRCLLCSAEKASRVALSSHMRYHHSAKRHSCTLCGKEFKLPRALAEHMATHTGIDLYSCQFCTRTFKSHANMHNHKKKMHPNEWVRKYSQPSGQAAIAGGGGGGGAAATMTTTLDTALDSPIPMEEEEEEVTQQTASDASGSYHQFISNGGAVCPL, from the exons CTGAGTGTGAATGATAACATATCAAATCGACTGTGCACACCATGCTGGCGTTATCTCACCGAATTCGAACAGTTCTGCATCATGGTGGCAGAGCAGCAACAGATGCTGCTATTGAAAACGGAACCAGAGCCGCCGCCTGAacccgctgttgttgtttggaaCACCGAGGCGACACCGGGTGTTGGGGACTCCAAGCTATCGCTTAGCTTTGACAACGATGTCAAGGATCACATACTCTGCGAACCCGAAATCGATGTAAACGATCAGGTTGCCAAGCAGTTAAACagcgacgatgatgacgacgatgatgaggatgaggacGCTGGCTATGCGGATTATGCGATGGAAGGAGATGCCTTTGCCGATGAGGAGGAGTTTGAGCCTGTGGCTCCATCGACTGCCACGCCCAAACAGCGCAAAGGCAAGACGCGTCAGACGGCGGCGGCCAAAGAAGTGCGATCAACTGTTGTTACCTCATTGCGTGAATCTCGTGCACGTTCCCGTGAGTTGCGACGCAATGCAGCCGCCTCTGTCACACAGACTGAACCTGATCCTGTGCCTGTACCTGCACCTGCACCCAAAGCAGCGTCTGTTACTGCGTCGCCAGTTGCGACCAAACGTGGACGTCCAAAGGGCGCTGTGAAAGGCGCGTCGCCGAAAGTAAAGCGTCCCAAAATGGATGGCGAGAAGTTGATAGCGAAACGCAGCAGCATCAAGGAGATGGATGACTATATTGCGGCCAATGTGAAGCTCGACTGTTGCCTCTGTGCGGCACCGTTGCAAAACTTTATCGAACTGAAGCGACACTTTCGGGCAGCGCACAAATGCACAGGCTACATGGAATGCTGCAATAATCGCTACAAGAAGCGAACGCTATATGTGGATCACTTGCATTATCACAAGGATCCGCAGTATTTCAGCTGCAAGCCGTGTCGCAAGAGTTTCCTCAATCGCAACAGCCAGGACATGCATATGCTGCGCTTTCATTCCGATCAGCAGCAGTTGGTGCATCAGTGTGGCATCTGTGAGGCGCGATTCGCCAAAAAGTTTCTCCTGACGATGCACATCAAGGGACACAAGGGCACCGAACGCACCGAGGCATGCGACACCTGTAGCAAGAC CTTCCGCACCAAACTGGAGCTGACGGCGCATGTGAAACGCATGCATACATCGGACTTCACGCTGATCATCTGTGACATTTGCGGCGTCAATTTTCGCTCAAAGGCCAACTTTCTCATCCACAAGAAGGCACTGCATCCAGATGGTCCCGTTGCCGAGGTGCAGTGCAATTTATGCAGCCGCTGGCTGCGAGATGAGCGCAGTCTCCGAAAGCATCTGGCGCGGCACGATGATCGCGAGGGCAACAACAAGTATCGCTGTCTGCTCTGCAGTGCCGAGAAGGCATCTCGTGTGGCCCTGAGCAGCCACATGCGTTACCATCACTCCGCCAAGCGGCACAGTTGCACACTCTGTGGCAAGGAGTTCAAGTTGCCGCGCGCTCTCGCT GAACACATGGCCACGCACACAGGGATTGATCTGTACTCGTGTCAGTTCTGCACGCGCACCTTCAAGTCCCATGCGAACATGCACAACCACAAGAAGAAGATGCATCCCAACGAATGGGTGCGCAAATACTCTCAACCCAGTGGCCAGGCGGCAATCGCCggtggtggaggaggaggaggagcagctgCAACGATGACAACGACGTTGGATACGGCATTGGATTCCCCAATTCCCatggaggaagaggaggaggaggtgacACAGCAAACTGCATCCGATGCCTCAGGCAGTTATCATCAGTTCATCAGCAATGGTGGCGCCGTCTGTCCACTCTGA
- the LOC132797264 gene encoding synaptic vesicle glycoprotein 2B, with translation MVEGDSAKSKSESYNVEAGLQPNYNQNNAANAGNAASNPNHSASLTGSIGNSGNSATPQHIDNRAIIQPYSLGTPSAKQPEYQFAADNRGYEPEFNQNGKQDVERVASGGGGGGGDGSDDAAADHKRRRSKTPLPPPTRPIVANFERAIELCEYGKFHYILLAICGLVSTSEEMDVISMSFILPSAQCDLGLNTETKGWLNSIIFIGMMVGAYFWGSIADSFGRKKILIVISFMNAFCIVASSFSQTYGYFMLFRFLNGAALGGSGPVIWSYFAEFQPKAKRGSMLSFMAAFWTFGNLFVAGLAWLIIPTKIGFISQYFTYNSWRIFLLVCSFPSFLVGFLLFYLPESPKFLLTRGKKDKALAIFRGIFVTNTKKKPEEYMVYDLEVDEKLNTESAQGFKGKYHRMISGMVDHSRDLFKSPILRFTLVSITINFTFHIGYYGLMMWFPEVFNRYEEYEKGHPNQEADICGVTEYVVTLSKSKVDNGTCNSDIPSSVFMESLITLASALPANLFAILGMDMLGRRFFLIAGTMTAGICSALMYLVRSSLQNLLVSAVFSGAISAANAALDCLITEVFPTKLRATGVAISMVAARLGGIIGNIVIAQLLDHFCPVPTFIVSGLLIGGGLMCLLLPNTTRKELN, from the exons ATGGTAGAAGGTGATTCTGCAAAAAGTAAAAGCGAAT CCTATAATGTAGAAGCTGGCCTACAACCAAACTACAATCAGAACAACGCGGCCAACGCGGGCAACGCAGCAAGCAATCCCAACCATTCAGCAAGCCTAACCGGTTCGATAGGCAACTCTGGCAATTCGGCAACGCCGCAGCATATTGATAATCGGGCGATCATCCAACCGTATTCATTGGGCACCCCAAGCGCCAAGCAGCCCGAATATCAATTTGCAGCTGACAATCGCGGCTACGAGCCCGAGTTCAATCAAAATGGCAAGCAGGACGTAGAACGTGTCGCCTCTGGCGGCGGAGGAGGCGGCGGTGATGGCTCCGATGATGCGGCCGCTGATCATAAGCGTCGTCGCAGCAAGACACCGTTGCCACCACCGACCCGTCCCATAGTCGCCAACTTTGAGCGGGCCATCGAGCTGTGCGAATATGGCAAATTCCATTATATACTGCTGGCCATTTGTGGCCTGGTCAGCACATCGGAGGAAATGGATGTCATCTCGATGTCATTCATCTTGCCATCGGCACAATGTGATTTGGGCTTGAACACGGAAACGAAAGGATGGCTCAACTCGATCATCTTCATTGGCATGATGGTTGGCGCCTATTTCTGGGGCAGCATTGCCGACAGTTTTGGCCGCAAAAAGATCCTCATTGTCATCTCGTTTATGAACGCGTTCTGCATTGTTGCCTCGTCGTTTTCGCAAACTTATGGCTACTTTATGCTCTTTCGTTTTCTCAATGGCGCAGC gcTGGGCGGCAGTGGTCCTGTCATCTGGTCGTATTTCGCCGAATTCCAACCGAAAGCGAAACGCGGCTCCATGCTTAGCTTCATGGCTGCCTTCTGGACCTTTGGTAACCTGTTTGTGGCCGGTTTGGCCTGGCTGATCATTCCCACGAAAATTGGTTTCATCTCACAATACTTCACATATAACTCGTGGCGTATCTTTTTGCTGGTCTGCTCGTTCCCATCGTTTCTGGTTGGCTTCCTGCTCTTCTATTTGCCCGAATCACCCAAATTCCTGTTGACTCGCGGCAAAAAGGACAAGGCATTGGCCATCTTTCGGGGCATCTTTGTGACGAACACGAAAAAGAAGCCCGAAGAATATATGGTCTATGATCTGGAGGTCGATGAGAAACTGAACACTGAAAGCGCCCAGGGATTCAAGGGCAAATACCATCGCATGATCAGTGGAATGGTCGACCACAGTCGCGATCTGTTCAAATCGCCCATCTTGAGATTCACACTTGTCTCGATCACCATCAACTTTACATTCCACATTGGCTACTATGGTCTGATGATGTGGTTCCCAGAGGTGTTCAATCGCTATGAGGAGTACGAGAAGGGTCATCCCAATCAGGAGGCTGACATTTGCGGCGTCACCGAGTACGTTGTCACGCTGAGCAAGTCCAAGGTCGATAATGGCACATGCAACTCCGATATCCCATCGTCTGTGTTCATGGAATCACTGATCACGCTTGCCTCCGCCCTGCCAGCGAATCTGTTTGCCATCCTTGGCATGGATATGTTGGGACGACGATTCTTCCTGATTGCCGGCACAATGACGGCTGGCATTTGCTCGGCGCTCATGTATTTGGTGCGCAGCTCGTTGCAGAATCTCTTGGTATCGGCCGTATTCAGTGGCGCGATCTCGGCGGCAAATGCCGCACTTGATTGCCTCATCACCGAAGTATTCCCCACGAAGTTGCGTGCCACCGGTGTGGCCATCTCGATGGTGGCCGCCCGTTTAGGTGGCATCATTGGCAACATTGTGATTGCCCAGCTCTTGGATCATTTCTGTCCGGTGCCGACGTTCATAGTCTCTGGACTGTTAATTGGCGGCGGTCTTATGTGCCTCTTGCTGCCCAATACGACGCGAAAGGAGCTCAATTAA
- the LOC132795482 gene encoding E3 ubiquitin-protein ligase ariadne-1: MDSDNDNDFLDNVDSGNVSSGDDGDDDFAMEVDMPSSTERQLDADDHQYKVLTTDEIVQYQREIIDEVNRVLKLSTPITRILLNQFKWDKEKLLEKYFDGSEDNTEEFFKCAHVINPFNKPAESVLQKTTRSQCEECEICFSLLPPDSMTGLECGHRFCLNCWREYLTTKIVTEGLGQKISCAAHGCDILVDDVTVTNLVPDVKVKVKYQQLITNSFVECNQLLRWCPSVDCTYAVKVPYAESRRVHCKCGHIFCFACGENWHDPVQCRWLKKWIKKCDDDSETSNWIAANTKECPRCSVTIEKDGGCNHMVCKNQNCKHDFCWVCLGSWEPHGSSWYNCNRYDEDEAKAARDAQEKLRSSLARYLHYYNRYMNHMQSMKFENKLYASVKQKMEEMQQHNMSWIEVQFLKKAVDILCQCRQTLMYTYVFAYYLKKNNQSMIFEDNQKDLESATEKLSEYLERDITSENLADIKQKVQDKYRYCEKRCTVLLNHVHEGYEKDWWDYTE, encoded by the exons atGGACTcggataacgataacgatttTTTGGACAATGTCGATTCGGGCAATGTATCGTCGGGCGATGACGGTGACGATGATTTTGCCATGGAGGTGGATATGCCCAGTTCGACGGAACGTCAGCTGGACGCCGATGACCATCAGTATAAGGTGCTAACCACAGATGAAATAGTGCAGTATCAGCGCGAAATAATCGATGAGGTTAATCGTGTGCTAAAG ctaTCGACGCCCATAACACGAATACTGCTGAATCAATTCAAGTGGGACAAGGAGAAGCTGCTGGAGAAATATTTCGATGGCAGCGAAGATAATACGGAAGAGTTCTTCAAATGCGCACACGTCATAAATCCGTTTAACAAGCCTGCCGAGTCGGTGCTGCAAAAG ACCACACGGAGCCAGTGCGAGGAGTGCGAGATTTGTTTCTCATTGTTGCCGCCAGAT TCCATGACTGGCTTGGAGTGTGGCCATCGCTTTTGCCTGAACTGCTGGCGAGAGTATCTGACAACGAAAATCGTTACAGAGGGTCTCGGCCAGAAAATATCGTGCGCCGCGCACGGCTGTGATATTTTAGTGGATGATGTGACCGTTACCAATTTGGTGCCAGACGTTAAGGTCAAGGTCAAATACCAGCAGCTGATAACCAATAGCTTCGTTGAATGCAATCAACTATTACGCTGGTGTCCGTCCGTTGATTGCACCTATGCGGTCAAGGTGCCGTATGCGGAATCCCGTCGCGTCCACTGCAAGTGCGGCCATATCTTTTGCTTTGCCTGCGGCGAAAATTGGCACGATCCGGTGCAGTGTCGCTGGCTGAAGAAGTGGATCAAGAAGTGCGACGATGACTCCGAGACGTCCAATTGGATTGCAGCCAATACCAAAGAGTGTCCCAGATGCAGTGTCACCATCGAAAAGGATGGCGGCTGCAATCACATGGTCTGCAAGAATCAAAATTGCAAACACGACTTCTGCTGGGTCTGTCTCGGATCCTGGGAGCCCCACGGTTCGTCCTGGTACAATTGCAATCGCTATGACGAGGACGAGGCCAAAGCGGCGCGCGATGCCCAGGAAAAGCTACGTTCATCACTGGCCAG ATATTTACACTATTATAATCGCTACATGAACCACATGCAATCCATGAAGTTTGAGAACAAATTGTATGCTTCGGTCAAGCAGAAAATGGAGGAAATGCAACAGCACAATATGTCCTGGATCGAG GTGCAATTCCTGAAAAAGGCTGTCGATATACTCTGCCAATGTCGCCAGACCCTTATGTACACATACGTATTTGCGTATTATTTGAAAAAGAACAATCAATCGATGATATTCGAGGATAATCAGAAGGATTTGGAGTCGGCAACAGAAAAGCTGTCCGAGTATTTGGAACGTGATATTACATCCGAAAATCTGGCTGATATTAAACAGAAAGTACAGGATAAATACAG ATATTGTGAGAAGCGTTGCACAGTCCTGCTCAACCATGTGCACGAAGGATATGAAAAGGATTGGTGGGATTATACAGAATGA
- the LOC132795981 gene encoding enhancer of yellow 2 transcription factor codes for MTVSDTVDQYTIMSGDRSKIKDLLCNRLTECGWRDEVRLLCRNILLDKTGNNSVTVEQLIAEVTPKARTLVPDAVKKELLMKIRTILAENEAENNSN; via the coding sequence ATGACCGTTTCAGACACTGTCGACCAATACACGATCATGTCCGGCGATCGTTCGAAAATTAAAGATTTGCTCTGCAACCGTTTGACCGAGTGCGGATGGCGGGACGAGGTGCGATTACTGTGCCGCAATATACTGCTGGACAAGACGGGGAACAACAGCGTCACTGTGGAACAACTCATTGCCGAGGTGACGCCAAAGGCACGCACCCTTGTGCCCGATGCTGTCAAAAAGGAGCTGTTGATGAAGATACGCACGATACTTGCTGAAAACGAGGCGGAAAACAATTCAAACTAG